The Desmodus rotundus isolate HL8 chromosome 3, HLdesRot8A.1, whole genome shotgun sequence genome includes a region encoding these proteins:
- the MAFF gene encoding transcription factor MafF: protein MSVDPLSSKALKIKRELSENTPHLSDEALMGLSVRELNRHLRGLSAEEVTRLKQRRRTLKNRGYAASCRVKRVCQKEELQKQKSELEREVDKLARENAAMRLELDALRGKCEALQGFARSVSASRGPAALVAPASVITIVKSSPSPGPAPGPAPAACS from the exons ATGTCTGTGGATCCCTTATCCAGCAAAGCGCTGAAG ATCAAGCGTGAGCTCAGCGAGAATACGCCGCACCTGTCCGACGAGGCACTGATGGGGCTGTCGGTGCGCGAGCTGAACCGGCACCTGCGTGGGCTCTCAGCCGAGGAGGTGACGCGGCTCAAGCAGCGGCGCCGCACCCTCAAGAACCGCGGCTACGCGGCCAGCTGCCGTGTAAAGCGcgtgtgccagaaggaggagcTGCAGAAGCAGAAATCTGAGCTGGAACGCGAGGTGGACAAGCTGGCGCGCGAGAACGCCGCCATGCGCCTGGAGCTCGACGCCCTGCGCGGCAAGTGCGAGGCCCTGCAGGGCTTCGCGCGCTCCGTCTCCGCCTCTCGCGGGCCGGCAGCGCTGGTGGCGCCCGCCAGCGTCATCACTATCGTCAAGTCGTCTCCGAGCCCgggccccgccccaggccccgcccccgccgcctgCTCCTAG